A window from Kovacikia minuta CCNUW1 encodes these proteins:
- a CDS encoding REP-associated tyrosine transposase, with the protein MRSLFFLTHLHCIWTLPEADADFSTRWRLIKSEFSRHCPEQYKRQRSNSRLSKKEQAIWQRRFWEHRIQDEFDYIRQVDYIHYNPVSHGLVAAPKDWAYSSFHRFVQAGIYAEDWGANEKIEFPGWVGKE; encoded by the coding sequence ATGCGATCGTTGTTCTTCCTGACCCATTTACACTGCATCTGGACTTTACCTGAAGCAGATGCCGACTTCTCTACCCGCTGGCGCTTAATCAAAAGCGAATTCAGCCGTCATTGTCCTGAGCAATACAAACGACAACGCTCAAACTCCCGCTTGAGCAAAAAAGAGCAAGCCATCTGGCAGCGACGCTTTTGGGAGCATCGGATTCAAGACGAATTTGATTACATTCGCCAAGTGGATTACATCCATTACAATCCAGTGAGTCATGGATTGGTTGCAGCACCGAAAGATTGGGCATATTCCAGTTTTCATCGGTTTGTACAAGCTGGCATTTATGCAGAGGATTGGGGAGCCAATGAGAAAATAGAGTTTCCCGGTTGGGTTGGCAAAGAGTAA
- a CDS encoding ABC transporter permease, giving the protein MIQSTKPELVIEAGRAERQYWKDLWRYRELLYFLAWRDILVRYKQTAIGIAWALIRPFLTMLVFSVVFGALAKLPSGGVPYPILVYSAMLPWQFFANALSECSNSLIGNANLLSKVYFPRLIVPLSSVIVSFVDFLVAGMVLLGLMAWYNFVPSWRIVTLPLFIAIAFAASMGTGLWLAALNVKYRDFRYIVPFIVQFGTYISPVGFQSNIVPEKWRLLYSLNPMVGVIDGFRWAILGGNFSLYIPGFLLSLALVVLVLLTGIWYFRKVERTFADVI; this is encoded by the coding sequence ATGATTCAATCAACTAAACCTGAATTGGTAATCGAAGCAGGTCGGGCAGAACGCCAGTACTGGAAAGATCTGTGGCGCTATCGGGAACTCCTGTATTTCCTGGCATGGCGCGATATTTTAGTGCGGTATAAGCAAACCGCGATCGGAATTGCCTGGGCACTGATTCGTCCTTTCCTGACGATGTTGGTGTTTTCCGTGGTGTTTGGCGCTCTGGCAAAATTGCCTTCAGGTGGGGTGCCCTACCCCATTCTGGTGTATTCGGCGATGTTACCCTGGCAGTTTTTTGCCAATGCCTTATCCGAGTGCAGCAATAGCCTGATTGGCAATGCCAACCTGTTGTCGAAGGTTTACTTTCCCCGCTTAATTGTACCGTTGAGTTCAGTGATAGTTAGTTTTGTAGACTTTTTGGTGGCGGGGATGGTTTTGCTGGGTCTAATGGCGTGGTATAACTTTGTGCCCAGTTGGCGAATCGTGACGTTGCCCTTATTTATTGCGATCGCCTTTGCTGCATCAATGGGTACTGGATTGTGGTTAGCAGCATTGAATGTGAAATATCGGGATTTTCGCTACATCGTGCCATTCATTGTTCAATTTGGCACCTACATTTCACCGGTTGGGTTTCAAAGTAACATCGTGCCCGAAAAATGGCGTCTGCTCTATTCGCTCAACCCAATGGTGGGTGTAATTGACGGCTTTCGTTGGGCAATTTTGGGTGGCAATTTCAGTTTGTACATCCCCGGATTTTTGTTATCGCTGGCGCTAGTGGTGCTGGTACTATTGACTGGCATCTGGTACTTCCGTAAAGTGGAACGAACCTTTGCAGATGTGATTTAG
- a CDS encoding hybrid sensor histidine kinase/response regulator yields the protein MTGISQSLSRPKGLQILVVEDEIVIARDIEGCLENLGYSVADIVASGTDAIHRATELHPDLVLMDIRLEGELDGIQAAEQIWGCLEIPIIYVTGFSDRNTLERAKITQPFGYILKPVEEQELFVAIETALHQYRVNRKLLDREQWLTSVLRDLGDGVIVIDTEKKVKFLNLVASGLTGWSQAEAVGKALPEIFALVHEDTGEPLQNPAIAALENGQLNYLAERTLLISKNGVMIPISDSGAPLRDETGAITGAVLMFRDVTQRRLAEERENAIQRASQLEAQMAELERLNQLKDDFLNTVSHELRTPLANMKMAIQILEVGLKQQGLLQTPNSESSRITRYFDILRNQCNQELTLVNDLLNLQHLNANTYELTPSLIELQTWIPYVLENFQGRAQENQQQLQVIVPPDLQPIISDEPSLVRILSELLNNACKYTPLGETITVAATLVRRERPNLSGETERVSVQRPTSNAQHTSVQLSVTNTGVELSTEEWSRIFDPFYRIPRSDIHNQGGTGLGLALVRKLVDHLEGSIQVSSGSGQTSFTVELPLEFPDTLVG from the coding sequence ATGACTGGAATATCGCAGTCCCTATCTCGACCCAAAGGGCTTCAGATTCTAGTTGTTGAAGACGAAATCGTCATTGCCAGAGACATTGAAGGATGTTTGGAAAACCTGGGATATTCTGTCGCTGACATCGTAGCGTCTGGAACAGATGCCATTCACCGAGCTACGGAATTGCACCCAGATCTGGTTCTGATGGATATTCGGCTGGAAGGGGAGTTGGACGGTATTCAAGCGGCAGAACAAATCTGGGGTTGTCTTGAGATCCCAATCATTTATGTCACTGGTTTTTCTGATCGAAACACACTGGAACGGGCAAAAATTACCCAACCCTTTGGCTACATTCTCAAACCTGTGGAAGAGCAGGAATTGTTTGTAGCCATTGAAACGGCATTGCATCAGTATCGCGTCAATCGGAAGTTGCTGGATCGGGAACAGTGGTTAACCAGTGTCCTGCGAGATTTGGGAGACGGTGTAATCGTAATTGACACGGAGAAGAAAGTTAAATTTCTGAATTTGGTTGCCTCGGGGTTAACCGGTTGGTCTCAAGCAGAAGCCGTTGGGAAGGCGTTGCCAGAAATTTTTGCCCTGGTTCACGAAGACACGGGAGAACCCCTGCAAAATCCGGCGATCGCTGCGCTTGAGAACGGTCAGTTAAACTATCTTGCTGAACGTACCCTCCTGATTTCAAAAAATGGCGTGATGATCCCCATTTCAGATAGTGGCGCACCCCTGCGGGATGAAACGGGTGCGATTACCGGAGCTGTCCTGATGTTTCGCGACGTGACCCAACGGCGGCTCGCGGAAGAACGGGAGAACGCGATTCAGCGGGCAAGTCAGCTAGAAGCCCAGATGGCAGAACTGGAAAGACTAAACCAACTAAAAGATGACTTTTTGAATACGGTTTCACACGAGTTGCGAACTCCCCTGGCAAACATGAAGATGGCAATCCAAATATTAGAAGTTGGACTGAAGCAACAGGGTTTATTACAAACCCCCAATTCGGAAAGCAGCCGGATTACGCGATATTTCGACATTTTACGTAATCAATGTAACCAGGAACTGACGCTGGTCAATGATTTGCTCAACCTCCAGCATCTTAACGCCAACACCTACGAACTAACCCCCAGTCTGATTGAACTCCAAACCTGGATTCCCTATGTGCTGGAAAATTTTCAGGGACGTGCCCAGGAGAACCAACAACAGTTACAGGTGATTGTGCCCCCCGATTTACAACCGATCATCTCAGACGAGCCTAGTCTGGTCAGGATTCTGTCAGAATTGCTGAATAATGCTTGCAAGTACACCCCATTGGGAGAAACGATTACGGTTGCTGCAACCCTTGTGAGACGGGAGCGCCCAAACCTAAGTGGTGAAACAGAACGTGTCTCTGTGCAACGCCCAACGTCTAACGCTCAACATACATCCGTTCAACTCAGCGTCACCAATACTGGAGTTGAGCTTTCGACGGAAGAATGGTCGCGCATTTTTGACCCATTTTACCGGATTCCTCGATCGGATATTCATAATCAAGGGGGAACGGGTCTGGGGCTGGCACTGGTCAGAAAACTGGTTGACCATCTGGAGGGATCAATTCAGGTCAGTAGTGGTTCAGGTCAAACCAGCTTTACGGTTGAGCTGCCATTGGAATTCCCAGACACGTTGGTTGGCTGA
- a CDS encoding sensor histidine kinase, with amino-acid sequence MLEFVQDFFTSGSFIPHGHCYLWQPNLVGLHVVSDGLIGIAYYSIPFILFYFVRHRSDLPFDWMFLLFGSFIIACGTTHLLEIWTLWHPIYWLSGAVKASTALVSLYTAGALVPLVPKALSLPSPVQLEVANRELQREIAERKEIEKTLRESEARYRAIVEDQTEMICRFRSDGTFTFVNQAYCRYFGRTPEELIGHSFVPVIFPDDLDHVEQQLDTLGPENPVTTITNRVMRPDGEIRTHQWTNRAILDQQDHFVEFQAVGRDITELQQTRQIQAALKEKEVLLKEIHHRVKNNLQIIYSLLRLQSRQIKDQQMAQFLLDSQNRVKSIALIHEKLYRSEDLAKINLKQYIPSLVSNLFSSYKINSDVVTLETKIEDISLDIDTAIPCGLIINELISNSLKHAFPEGRGGKIHVRLHGKKKGLIRLIVGDSGIGIPDKIDPARVKSLGLSLVRDLASQLKGTVRIHRHQGTLFVVTFPERSEP; translated from the coding sequence ATGCTGGAGTTTGTGCAGGATTTCTTTACCTCAGGGTCGTTTATTCCCCACGGCCATTGTTACCTTTGGCAGCCGAATCTGGTCGGGCTTCATGTTGTATCCGATGGGTTAATTGGGATCGCCTATTACTCCATTCCATTTATTCTGTTCTACTTCGTCCGCCATCGGTCGGATCTTCCCTTTGACTGGATGTTTCTGCTGTTTGGCTCCTTCATCATTGCCTGTGGTACGACTCACCTGCTGGAAATATGGACCCTGTGGCACCCGATTTACTGGCTGTCGGGAGCTGTCAAAGCAAGTACAGCTCTGGTTTCCCTTTATACTGCTGGGGCATTAGTTCCTCTGGTGCCGAAGGCACTCTCCCTACCCAGCCCGGTTCAGCTTGAAGTTGCTAACCGAGAACTACAGCGGGAAATTGCTGAACGTAAGGAAATTGAGAAAACGCTGCGGGAGAGTGAGGCCCGTTATCGGGCGATCGTCGAGGATCAGACCGAAATGATTTGTCGATTTCGCTCAGATGGGACGTTTACCTTCGTCAATCAAGCCTACTGCCGCTACTTTGGGCGTACCCCAGAAGAACTGATTGGGCATAGCTTCGTCCCAGTGATTTTCCCAGATGACCTGGACCACGTGGAGCAACAACTCGACACGCTTGGACCTGAAAACCCTGTTACCACAATTACGAACCGGGTCATGCGACCGGATGGCGAAATTCGCACCCATCAATGGACTAACCGGGCAATTCTGGATCAGCAGGATCATTTTGTTGAGTTTCAAGCAGTGGGGCGAGACATTACGGAACTTCAACAAACCCGCCAAATTCAGGCGGCACTGAAGGAGAAAGAAGTGCTGCTCAAAGAAATTCACCATCGAGTTAAGAACAATTTACAAATCATTTATAGTTTGCTGCGCTTACAAAGCAGACAAATTAAGGATCAACAAATGGCTCAATTTCTCCTGGATAGCCAGAACCGGGTAAAGTCGATCGCCCTGATTCACGAAAAACTCTATCGTTCTGAAGATTTGGCAAAAATCAACTTAAAGCAGTACATTCCCAGTCTGGTATCCAACCTCTTTAGTTCCTATAAAATCAATAGTGATGTAGTTACCTTAGAAACCAAAATTGAAGACATATCGTTAGACATCGATACCGCTATTCCCTGTGGACTGATTATTAATGAATTAATCTCTAATTCTCTCAAACACGCCTTTCCAGAGGGTCGAGGTGGTAAAATTCATGTTCGGCTTCATGGCAAGAAAAAGGGTTTAATTCGTTTGATCGTGGGTGACAGTGGGATTGGGATTCCGGATAAAATTGATCCTGCACGGGTGAAATCTTTGGGGTTAAGTTTAGTGAGAGATCTGGCAAGTCAACTCAAGGGGACGGTCAGAATTCATCGTCATCAGGGAACACTATTTGTGGTTACATTCCCGGAGCGTAGTGAACCATGA
- the mfd gene encoding transcription-repair coupling factor, whose protein sequence is MALSSITRALGRSPLTSELLNNLTKHQHLRLNGLARLPKGLVSSALAQAQSRPLLVVAATLEEAGRWTAQLETMGWQTVHFYPTSEASPYEPFDPESEMVWGQLQVLADLVREAEGRGQRAEGRREEPGARSQESGEEDREKGGQGDKGNLIQNSKFKIQNSSPTPLAIVTTERALQPHLPPLEALKPYCLTLNRGTELDLETLARELARLGYERVPLVETEGQWSRRGDIVDVFPVASELPVRLELFGDELDQIREFDPSTQRSLDRVDQIVLTPTDFGPIVRATLSAAKLAQVKAYLSPEEQEKFDEGQVLEGSRRFLGIAFDQPASLLDYLPENTLIAIDEPDQCQAHGDRWVEHVEEHWREVGSGEWGVGSGESEVEGKGSALPKIHRSFSESLAEVECFDRLYLSELAEEIIRSQEPEGRGQKAEDSPQSLASTQNSKLKTQNSSPTPINLASRPVPAIPHQFGRLAETLRQERDRNFSIWLVSAQPSRSVALLQEHDCPAQFIPNPRDYLAIDKLQVQHVPVALKYSGLAELEGFILPTFRLVVVTDREFFGQHTLATPSYVRKRRRAASKQVDPNKLQPGDYVVHRSHGIGRFLKLESLTLNHETREYLVIQYADGLLRVSADQLNALSRFRGGGETAPELNKMSSKAWERTKSKVRKAIKKVAVDLLQLYAQRTHQQGFTYPADMPWQEEMEDSFPYQPTPDQLKAVQDVKQDMQSDRPMDRLVCGDVGFGKTEVAIRAIFKAITAGKQVALLAPTTILTQQHYHTLKERFAPYPIQVGLLNRFRTPEERRNILQRLATGELDVVVGTHQLLGKGVQFKDLGLLVVDEEQRFGVNQKEKIKSLRTQVDVLTLSATPIPRTLYMALSGVREMSLITTPPPSRRPIKTHLAPYDPEMVRAAIRQELDRGGQVFYVVPRVEGIEEVAGKIREMVPGVRLAIAHGQMPEAELENTMLTFSEGEADVLVCTTIIESGLDIPRVNTILIEDAHRFGLSQLYQLRGRVGRAGIQAHAWLFYPKSGANGRAALTDAARQRLRAIQEFAQLGSGYQLAMRDMEIRGVGNLLGAEQSGQMDAIGFDLYVEMLEEAIREIRGQEIPQVDDAQIDLNLTAFIPADYIPDLDQKMSAYRAVASASSKQELAQIAADWSDRYGPIPVAASQLIRVVELKQIAKKLGFSRIKPEGNQHITLETPMEEPAWSLLKANLPEHLHSRFIYTPGKVTVRGLGILNADQQLENLLNWLSKMQGALPEMAIV, encoded by the coding sequence ATGGCGCTTTCTTCCATCACCCGTGCCCTGGGGCGATCGCCCCTGACCTCGGAACTGTTAAATAACCTGACAAAGCATCAACATCTACGGTTGAACGGTTTGGCGCGGCTACCCAAGGGATTGGTCAGTTCAGCCCTGGCCCAGGCACAATCCCGCCCTTTGTTGGTGGTTGCCGCCACCCTGGAAGAAGCGGGACGCTGGACTGCCCAACTCGAAACAATGGGTTGGCAAACCGTTCATTTTTACCCCACCTCCGAAGCCTCTCCCTATGAACCCTTTGATCCCGAATCCGAGATGGTTTGGGGTCAGTTGCAGGTGCTGGCAGATCTGGTGAGAGAGGCAGAAGGTAGAGGGCAGAGGGCAGAAGGGAGAAGGGAGGAGCCAGGAGCCAGGAGCCAGGAGTCAGGAGAGGAGGACAGGGAGAAAGGGGGACAAGGGGACAAGGGGAATTTAATTCAAAACTCAAAATTCAAAATTCAAAATTCTTCCCCCACACCCCTCGCGATCGTTACCACCGAACGTGCCCTCCAGCCCCATTTGCCCCCGCTGGAAGCACTAAAACCCTATTGCCTGACGTTAAATCGAGGCACAGAACTGGATCTGGAAACGCTGGCAAGGGAGTTGGCTCGGTTGGGTTACGAACGGGTGCCCCTGGTGGAAACCGAGGGGCAGTGGAGCCGTCGGGGTGACATTGTGGATGTGTTTCCAGTGGCATCGGAACTGCCGGTTCGGCTGGAGTTGTTTGGGGATGAGCTAGACCAGATTCGAGAGTTCGACCCTTCCACCCAGCGATCGCTGGATCGGGTTGACCAGATTGTGTTGACGCCGACCGATTTTGGTCCCATTGTGCGGGCGACTTTAAGCGCCGCGAAACTTGCCCAGGTGAAAGCCTACCTTTCCCCTGAAGAGCAGGAGAAGTTTGACGAAGGGCAAGTTTTGGAAGGATCTCGCCGTTTCCTGGGGATTGCCTTTGACCAACCCGCCTCCCTGCTAGACTATCTACCGGAAAATACCCTGATCGCGATCGACGAACCGGATCAATGTCAGGCCCACGGCGATCGCTGGGTGGAGCATGTGGAAGAACACTGGCGCGAGGTGGGGAGTGGGGAGTGGGGAGTGGGGAGTGGGGAGTCGGAAGTTGAGGGAAAAGGGTCTGCATTACCCAAAATCCATCGATCGTTTAGTGAATCTCTGGCGGAGGTAGAGTGCTTCGATCGCCTCTACTTATCAGAACTGGCAGAAGAGATTATCAGGAGCCAGGAGCCAGAGGGCAGAGGGCAAAAGGCAGAAGACAGTCCTCAGTCCTTAGCTTCAACTCAAAACTCAAAACTCAAAACTCAAAACTCCTCCCCCACTCCCATTAACCTGGCGAGTCGTCCGGTTCCAGCAATTCCCCACCAGTTTGGGCGATTAGCGGAAACCCTGCGACAGGAACGCGATCGCAACTTCTCGATCTGGCTGGTTTCTGCCCAACCGTCCCGTTCGGTGGCGTTGCTTCAGGAACACGACTGTCCGGCTCAGTTCATTCCCAATCCGAGGGACTATCTGGCGATCGACAAGCTCCAGGTGCAGCATGTTCCCGTTGCCCTGAAATACTCCGGGTTGGCAGAGTTGGAAGGGTTTATTTTGCCAACCTTCCGCCTGGTGGTGGTGACCGATCGGGAGTTTTTTGGGCAGCATACCCTGGCAACTCCCAGCTATGTTCGCAAACGTCGCCGGGCTGCGTCTAAACAGGTTGACCCCAACAAGTTGCAACCGGGAGATTATGTGGTTCACCGCAGCCACGGCATTGGACGGTTTCTGAAGCTGGAAAGTTTGACGCTCAACCATGAAACCCGCGAGTATCTGGTGATCCAGTACGCCGATGGGTTACTGCGTGTGTCTGCCGATCAGCTCAACGCCCTGTCGCGTTTTCGGGGAGGTGGGGAAACCGCGCCTGAGCTAAACAAAATGTCCAGTAAAGCCTGGGAGCGCACCAAGAGCAAAGTTCGCAAGGCAATCAAAAAAGTAGCGGTCGATTTGCTTCAGCTTTATGCTCAACGTACCCATCAACAGGGATTTACCTATCCGGCTGATATGCCCTGGCAGGAAGAGATGGAGGATTCTTTCCCCTACCAGCCAACCCCCGATCAGTTAAAAGCGGTACAGGACGTGAAGCAGGATATGCAAAGCGATCGCCCGATGGATCGGCTTGTTTGTGGTGATGTAGGATTTGGGAAGACCGAAGTAGCAATTCGCGCCATTTTCAAAGCGATTACGGCTGGGAAACAGGTTGCCCTGCTGGCTCCCACCACCATCCTGACCCAGCAACACTACCACACCCTAAAAGAGCGATTTGCGCCTTACCCGATTCAGGTAGGTTTGCTGAATCGTTTCCGCACTCCCGAAGAACGCCGCAACATCCTGCAACGGTTGGCTACCGGCGAACTGGATGTGGTTGTTGGCACCCACCAATTGCTGGGCAAAGGTGTCCAATTCAAAGATTTGGGCTTACTGGTGGTGGATGAGGAACAGCGGTTTGGCGTGAACCAGAAGGAAAAGATCAAATCCCTCCGGACTCAAGTGGATGTTTTGACCCTGAGTGCCACCCCGATTCCCCGTACCCTCTATATGGCGCTCTCCGGGGTGCGGGAGATGAGCCTGATCACGACACCGCCGCCCTCCCGTCGCCCAATCAAAACCCATTTAGCGCCCTACGACCCGGAGATGGTGCGGGCAGCCATCCGTCAGGAGCTAGATCGGGGTGGGCAGGTCTTCTATGTGGTGCCCAGAGTAGAAGGGATTGAAGAGGTCGCAGGCAAAATTCGGGAAATGGTGCCGGGAGTACGGTTAGCGATCGCCCACGGTCAGATGCCAGAAGCAGAGTTGGAAAATACCATGCTGACCTTTAGTGAAGGCGAGGCGGATGTTCTGGTTTGTACCACTATCATCGAATCGGGGCTGGATATTCCCCGTGTGAATACCATTCTGATTGAAGATGCCCACCGCTTTGGGTTATCGCAACTTTATCAACTGCGGGGACGGGTTGGACGGGCAGGAATTCAAGCCCATGCCTGGTTGTTTTATCCCAAGTCTGGGGCAAACGGACGAGCAGCCCTGACGGATGCGGCGCGCCAGCGGTTACGGGCAATTCAGGAGTTTGCCCAGTTAGGCTCTGGATACCAGCTGGCAATGCGGGATATGGAAATCCGGGGGGTGGGGAATCTTCTGGGAGCCGAGCAGTCTGGACAGATGGACGCGATCGGCTTTGATCTGTATGTGGAAATGCTGGAGGAGGCAATTCGCGAAATTCGCGGGCAGGAAATTCCCCAGGTGGACGATGCCCAAATTGATCTGAACCTGACTGCCTTCATCCCGGCAGATTACATTCCCGACCTGGATCAAAAAATGAGTGCCTATCGGGCGGTTGCCTCTGCCAGTTCAAAACAGGAGCTAGCCCAAATCGCAGCCGATTGGAGCGATCGCTATGGCCCAATTCCGGTG
- the hpsJ-C gene encoding HpsJ-like protein, cyanoexosortase C-associated has protein sequence MASISTNPSNGAGFYSAKVICQIVGLVCLSGFVIDMVVLALPPNPASPEWRSAFMQQLADRSIIMLLGAALTIFSLDSRRWLKRFSTVSLVVGVIFLLSTLLVIRDSLTLQQQAISNISSQASQIQTRITDAQSKPASELKVTPEQLQQASQQLNAQANNLKQTAKTTFLKTGVASVGNLAVVGLGLISLGRYGMRLRKSKGN, from the coding sequence ATGGCATCTATTTCTACAAATCCTTCTAATGGTGCCGGTTTTTACAGTGCCAAAGTCATTTGCCAAATCGTTGGTTTAGTTTGTCTGTCTGGTTTTGTAATTGATATGGTGGTGCTGGCGTTGCCACCCAATCCAGCCAGCCCTGAGTGGCGATCGGCGTTTATGCAACAGCTTGCCGATCGCAGCATCATCATGCTTTTAGGCGCAGCATTAACTATCTTTAGTCTTGATAGCCGTCGCTGGTTAAAACGATTTTCGACTGTCAGCTTAGTCGTCGGCGTGATTTTTCTGCTCTCAACCTTGCTGGTTATCCGCGATAGTTTAACCCTCCAGCAGCAGGCAATTAGCAATATCAGTAGCCAGGCATCCCAGATTCAAACCCGGATTACCGATGCCCAAAGCAAGCCCGCCAGTGAACTAAAAGTGACTCCAGAGCAACTTCAACAAGCCTCCCAACAGTTAAACGCGCAAGCAAACAATTTGAAGCAAACAGCAAAGACTACATTCTTAAAAACGGGCGTTGCCAGCGTGGGTAATTTAGCCGTAGTCGGGCTGGGGCTGATTAGCCTAGGACGTTATGGCATGCGTTTACGCAAGAGTAAGGGGAATTAG
- the crtC gene encoding cyanoexosortase C: MNRKQTKQLATRLLHESIKTTHSRILTAGLLFVFAYLAVRLFKLLIFSLRGFSSGILALGVISLGLWFLWKDRRQLEKLQAGDEDRLLGYVLILGGAVLFPFCVTSEWSLALVCSVILTGVACSVWGAAFFQKHLLSTLLILGGILPNKSPIAKALWQAFTPPNSLERLMAWGGGWTLKAIGQQVKFANDIISLPGGSVRVDWGCNGFDMALNIAVAGLMIGLLFKQRRSHITLMIAIGIFLALVFNIPRIVLLAMSQAYWGKSAFEFWHGFWGGQIFSALLFTTYYYVVMAIINRKPLKPKT, translated from the coding sequence ATGAATCGGAAACAGACAAAGCAGTTAGCAACCCGCCTGCTGCACGAAAGTATTAAAACAACCCATAGTCGAATTTTGACGGCTGGTTTGTTATTCGTTTTTGCTTACTTAGCCGTTCGATTGTTTAAGCTCCTCATCTTTTCCTTACGGGGGTTTTCGAGTGGCATTCTGGCACTTGGGGTAATCAGTTTGGGACTCTGGTTCCTATGGAAAGATCGGCGTCAGCTTGAAAAATTGCAGGCTGGAGACGAGGATCGCCTGTTGGGATACGTTCTGATTTTGGGAGGCGCGGTGCTTTTCCCCTTTTGTGTGACTTCAGAATGGTCCTTAGCGTTGGTTTGCTCAGTCATTCTGACGGGAGTCGCCTGTAGTGTTTGGGGTGCTGCTTTTTTTCAGAAGCATCTTCTTTCAACACTATTAATTCTGGGTGGCATCCTGCCCAATAAAAGCCCGATCGCAAAAGCATTGTGGCAGGCATTTACGCCACCCAATTCCCTGGAGCGTTTGATGGCATGGGGGGGAGGATGGACATTGAAGGCGATCGGCCAGCAGGTCAAGTTTGCCAATGATATCATTTCCCTGCCCGGAGGGTCAGTTCGGGTGGACTGGGGCTGCAATGGGTTTGATATGGCACTCAACATTGCAGTGGCAGGTTTAATGATTGGGCTGCTGTTCAAACAACGGCGATCGCACATCACCTTAATGATTGCCATTGGGATATTTTTAGCGCTGGTGTTCAATATTCCCCGGATTGTGTTGCTGGCGATGTCCCAGGCTTACTGGGGGAAAAGCGCGTTTGAATTCTGGCATGGGTTCTGGGGCGGTCAAATTTTCTCAGCCTTGCTTTTTACCACTTATTACTATGTGGTAATGGCAATCATCAACCGGAAACCCCTTAAACCGAAGACTTGA
- a CDS encoding PTPA-CTERM sorting domain-containing protein, with amino-acid sequence MGFKTLGINAAVATAVVAGSAMAISPAQAATLTPGSFRLTPPTVTQSGSNFVLNFSGSVSNATGGLTGLNGLSFGPTSITLAPSGGNTFSFTTPVNNFLTGTLAGDPFTLNLLPSTFELIGTFPGAYALGTNALSFQIFSAGVLQLQGQANVSGSSSSLFRNAEFSAQAIPTPALLPGLIGLGVAAFRRRKTEVAEEAS; translated from the coding sequence ATGGGTTTTAAGACACTAGGCATTAACGCAGCCGTTGCCACAGCCGTCGTCGCTGGTTCGGCAATGGCAATTTCTCCGGCTCAGGCAGCCACTTTAACACCTGGCTCATTCAGGCTAACACCGCCAACGGTAACCCAAAGCGGTTCAAATTTTGTGCTCAACTTCTCAGGCTCTGTATCAAATGCTACGGGCGGCTTAACGGGCTTAAACGGGCTATCATTCGGCCCTACGTCTATCACGCTGGCACCCTCTGGTGGAAATACGTTCAGCTTCACCACCCCGGTTAACAACTTCCTCACTGGGACATTGGCAGGAGATCCTTTCACGCTGAATCTTTTGCCATCCACCTTTGAATTAATTGGGACTTTCCCTGGCGCTTACGCGTTGGGTACCAATGCGCTTAGTTTCCAGATTTTCTCTGCGGGCGTGCTTCAACTTCAAGGACAGGCAAATGTTTCGGGCAGTTCAAGTTCCCTCTTCAGGAACGCGGAATTTTCAGCCCAGGCAATTCCTACTCCGGCTTTGCTGCCAGGGTTGATTGGGTTGGGCGTGGCTGCTTTCCGGCGACGGAAAACTGAAGTTGCAGAAGAGGCTAGCTAA